Sequence from the Methanobrevibacter arboriphilus genome:
AGTATTTTTAAGAAATAATTATGATTCATCAGCTTTAACTACTTTAATAGTTAAATTATCCTCTTTTGGGTCAAGAGTCCATACTAACTTATCTCCTTTTTCAATGTTCATAGCACTTTTGATTAATGCTGGAACACTTGTTAAAGTAGCATATGCATTTGTTTGTACTTTTGTTTCTGCTATCAATTTCATAAACCTCCTTTGTTATTACTATATAATATATTGTACTGTTTATTATATAAATATTTCGGTAAGATAATATGGTAAACTTTATATAAGATGTTGTATAAGATATTATATAAGAAAAATTGGAAGACTTTGGCGAGTCATCAATTTTTCAAAAATGTTAATAAGGAATGTGATTTAAATGGAAAATTTAGATTTAAACTGTTTCTCCGTTGAGGAACTAAAAGAACTAATTCACCAACAACAAAGTGAATTAATCTACCAAAAGAAAACTGTTGAACTCTTCCACCAAGAAAACACAACTCTTAAAAAAGAGTTATACAATCTTGCACCAAGAGTAAAAAGTTTAGAAACACTATCAAAAGAGATAGAACTAATCCTAAACACTAAACAACAGTGCAGAACTAAAATAAGCCAATTAAAACAAGTAGTTGGGTGTGTTGGCTTATGAATACTATTTTTTTAGAAGGTAACGATCCTGACACAGATGAATTTTATGATAAAATCCAAAACTGTGAACAAGGTACTTATTTTAACATACAACACTTCCTATTAGGGTTAGGAGTGTGCTCATTATGAAACTAATCTCAAAACTAAGAGAAGAACTATGTAATCATGGTTTCATGCCTACTAATGTTAAAATAAAC
This genomic interval carries:
- a CDS encoding AbrB/MazE/SpoVT family DNA-binding domain-containing protein; this translates as MKLIAETKVQTNAYATLTSVPALIKSAMNIEKGDKLVWTLDPKEDNLTIKVVKADES